In one window of Methanoculleus thermophilus DNA:
- a CDS encoding DUF2180 family protein, with protein MKCYYCALEGKDSDAVAICIVCGMGLCMDHIVRKDIDVWEGGYPLPSKRVKTPLPRILCPECYNALYGK; from the coding sequence ATGAAGTGCTACTACTGCGCCCTTGAGGGGAAGGATAGCGATGCAGTCGCGATCTGCATCGTCTGCGGGATGGGACTCTGCATGGATCATATCGTCCGAAAGGACATCGATGTCTGGGAGGGGGGCTACCCGCTCCCAAGCAAACGCGTAAAGACTCCCTTGCCGAGGATTCTCTGTCCCGAGTGCTACAACGCCCTGTATGGGAAGTAA
- the fen gene encoding flap endonuclease-1, with protein sequence MGVAIRDILADCKETLTWDELSGTAAVDAHNALYQFLSIIRQPDGTPLMNDAGEITSHLSGILFRTVNFLEMGIKPVFVFDGKPPEFKQETIEERRLARTKADEAWKAALREGDMEEAYRQASASSRIDSHVITSSHELLDLLGIPWVQAPSEGEAQAAYMVQEGKVTYSVSQDYDSLLFGSPVLVRNLTVSGRRKIRGRTITVNPERIVLSALQKCLGVTREQLIEIGILVGTDFNPGIRGIGGKTALKIVRSGAFDSVIAEKQPEFDPDPIREFFLSPPVTDDYTLEWRAPDVEGVVEMLCGRYDFSEDRVRSALAKVSVKAAQKTLDAWF encoded by the coding sequence ATGGGCGTTGCTATCCGCGATATCCTGGCAGACTGTAAAGAGACGCTGACGTGGGATGAACTCTCCGGCACTGCGGCAGTGGATGCGCACAACGCGCTTTATCAGTTCCTCTCGATCATCCGGCAGCCCGACGGGACTCCGTTAATGAATGATGCAGGAGAGATCACATCGCATCTCTCCGGTATCCTCTTTCGAACGGTCAACTTCCTGGAGATGGGCATCAAACCCGTCTTTGTCTTTGATGGAAAACCGCCGGAATTCAAACAGGAGACGATTGAAGAGCGGCGCCTCGCCCGCACAAAGGCCGACGAGGCCTGGAAGGCAGCGCTCCGGGAGGGAGACATGGAGGAGGCTTACCGGCAGGCAAGCGCATCATCCCGGATCGACAGCCATGTCATCACGTCGTCCCATGAACTCCTCGACCTGCTCGGGATCCCCTGGGTGCAGGCGCCAAGCGAGGGCGAGGCGCAGGCAGCATACATGGTTCAGGAAGGGAAGGTCACCTACTCCGTCTCCCAGGACTACGACTCGCTCCTCTTCGGCTCTCCGGTCCTGGTGAGGAACCTCACGGTCAGCGGCCGGCGAAAGATCAGAGGGCGGACGATCACGGTGAATCCCGAACGAATCGTCTTATCAGCCCTCCAAAAATGCCTGGGCGTGACAAGGGAGCAGTTGATCGAGATCGGGATCCTGGTAGGAACGGACTTTAACCCGGGCATCCGGGGCATCGGGGGCAAGACGGCCCTGAAGATCGTGCGAAGCGGCGCGTTTGACTCGGTGATAGCCGAAAAGCAGCCCGAGTTCGATCCCGATCCAATTCGGGAGTTCTTCCTTAGCCCTCCGGTCACCGACGATTACACCCTCGAGTGGAGGGCTCCGGACGTGGAGGGGGTCGTTGAGATGCTCTGCGGGCGCTACGACTTCTCCGAAGACCGCGTCAGAAGCGCTCTCGCCAAGGTCTCGGTGAAGGCGGCGCAGAAGACCCTGGATGCCTGGTTTTGA
- a CDS encoding DUF2193 domain-containing protein — protein sequence MRELYEKMINEAMAAQRADVETVRAKRGQKFVIEDTKPYVDVAKKMTAIGDQSQAVIDLHKNSVVSHYEILKSLTKTVRPEDDPFVEHYQTPVVLEILKDQDEAFAKSVDTFIQAIADAEALIGLESVRHYGGFYGPTCVVDFALMPGSTSNVVNRILQKTDIPVEHKRAILAAKSWGMNTSYGLGDAFSKALEAGDTPAEATKKEIAIMQKLYREPVEAQAELMDEAGMTSFDPRKYMAEYRRRMETTVKAAIDDGVHYGNILTVPAYSVGDVAHHIAQSTFNMCKDDVVMATIEAVTDVMESTLRNSLDAYKSYWDVLNLATGASAAAAEYLLELDGFNAPMVVDLLTKRFHNYVQVYPDRGAAVELHNCDFMDMIYRGWKILDKAERGANGSGEELIPRVGKYPVDLTPIRKNEVLMNPQWYVYPACAITVRFAALMSLADYPCLLTSEPVTATMMTNIIALEKETAAAPVRACKNCASACLVDRRHPYCQWREAV from the coding sequence ATGAGAGAACTCTACGAAAAGATGATAAATGAGGCCATGGCCGCCCAGCGGGCGGACGTGGAGACGGTAAGGGCGAAACGCGGTCAGAAGTTCGTCATCGAGGACACGAAACCCTACGTCGACGTGGCGAAGAAGATGACGGCGATCGGGGACCAGAGCCAAGCAGTCATCGACCTCCACAAGAACTCGGTAGTCTCGCACTACGAGATCCTCAAGAGCCTCACAAAGACAGTCCGTCCCGAAGACGACCCCTTCGTCGAGCACTACCAGACACCCGTGGTGCTTGAGATCTTAAAGGATCAGGACGAAGCGTTCGCAAAGAGCGTTGATACATTCATCCAGGCAATCGCCGATGCAGAGGCCCTGATCGGTCTGGAATCGGTGCGCCACTACGGCGGGTTCTACGGTCCTACCTGCGTCGTCGATTTCGCTCTGATGCCGGGGAGCACGAGCAACGTGGTGAACCGCATACTCCAGAAGACCGATATCCCGGTCGAGCACAAGCGCGCCATTCTCGCCGCCAAATCTTGGGGTATGAACACCTCCTACGGGCTCGGCGACGCCTTCTCTAAAGCCCTCGAAGCTGGGGATACCCCCGCTGAGGCGACGAAGAAAGAGATCGCGATCATGCAGAAACTCTACCGCGAACCGGTAGAAGCCCAGGCGGAGCTGATGGATGAAGCCGGGATGACGTCGTTTGACCCGAGGAAATACATGGCCGAGTACCGTCGGCGGATGGAGACGACCGTCAAGGCAGCCATCGATGATGGTGTCCACTACGGCAACATCCTGACCGTTCCCGCCTACAGTGTCGGCGATGTCGCACACCACATCGCCCAGTCGACCTTCAACATGTGTAAGGACGACGTCGTGATGGCGACGATCGAGGCGGTCACCGATGTGATGGAGTCGACGCTGCGAAACTCACTCGATGCCTACAAGAGTTACTGGGACGTCCTCAATCTTGCAACCGGTGCTTCGGCCGCAGCGGCTGAGTACCTCCTCGAACTCGATGGGTTCAACGCCCCCATGGTCGTCGACCTGCTCACGAAGAGGTTCCACAACTATGTCCAGGTCTACCCCGACCGGGGCGCGGCGGTGGAACTCCACAACTGCGACTTCATGGACATGATCTACCGCGGGTGGAAGATCCTCGATAAGGCAGAACGGGGCGCGAACGGGTCCGGCGAGGAACTGATCCCCCGGGTCGGCAAGTACCCCGTCGATCTTACACCCATCCGCAAGAACGAAGTGCTGATGAATCCGCAGTGGTACGTCTACCCGGCCTGCGCCATAACGGTCCGGTTCGCCGCCCTGATGAGCCTCGCCGACTACCCGTGCCTCCTGACGAGCGAGCCCGTGACTGCAACGATGATGACGAACATCATCGCTCTCGAGAAGGAGACGGCAGCCGCTCCGGTGCGGGCCTGCAAGAACTGCGCCTCGGCATGTCTGGTCGATCGGCGACACCCGTACTGCCAGTGGAGAGAGGCGGTCTAG
- a CDS encoding MIP/aquaporin family protein: MTISLGKRCLAEAVGMFILVFFGTGAAVVTLMLAAGTTPATPFNIGIGALGGLGDWLAIGLAFGIAIAGSIYAFGRISGCHINPAVTIALFATRRLPGRDVVPYIVAQLIGAAAASLLLAWVVGPDAVTIGGLGATTPFPGIGYLQAIVIEAIGTFLLMLVIMGAAVDERATPGFAGLVVGLAVAGIITTVGNLTGASLNPARTFGPFLGDWLLAGQSLWEFFPIYIIGPIVGAVLAAFLYDYLCEE; encoded by the coding sequence ATGACCATATCCCTTGGAAAACGCTGCCTCGCCGAAGCCGTCGGAATGTTCATACTCGTCTTCTTCGGTACCGGCGCCGCGGTCGTCACGCTGATGCTCGCTGCGGGGACGACCCCGGCGACCCCCTTCAACATAGGGATCGGTGCGCTCGGTGGGCTTGGAGACTGGCTCGCGATCGGGCTCGCCTTCGGTATCGCCATCGCCGGATCGATCTACGCATTCGGGAGGATATCGGGGTGCCACATCAACCCGGCGGTGACGATAGCCCTCTTTGCGACCCGCCGGCTCCCCGGCCGCGACGTCGTCCCGTACATCGTCGCGCAACTGATCGGCGCCGCGGCAGCAAGCCTGCTCCTTGCCTGGGTCGTCGGCCCGGATGCCGTCACGATCGGCGGGCTTGGGGCGACGACGCCGTTCCCCGGCATCGGTTACCTGCAGGCGATCGTCATCGAGGCTATCGGAACATTCCTCCTGATGCTCGTCATCATGGGCGCCGCAGTCGACGAACGGGCCACGCCGGGCTTTGCCGGGCTTGTGGTGGGTCTCGCGGTCGCGGGGATCATCACGACGGTCGGGAACCTGACCGGTGCATCGTTAAACCCCGCCCGTACGTTCGGCCCCTTCCTTGGGGACTGGCTGCTTGCCGGCCAGAGCCTCTGGGAGTTCTTCCCGATCTACATCATCGGCCCCATCGTCGGTGCTGTGCTCGCCGCATTCCTCTACGACTACCTCTGCGAGGAGTAA
- a CDS encoding histone family protein → MTDIPLAPVGRIVKKSGAERVSSDANEELAKLMEQYASRIAKEAIKLAGHAGRKTVKATDVRMAAETVK, encoded by the coding sequence ATGACTGATATACCTCTGGCACCAGTTGGGAGAATCGTGAAGAAATCCGGCGCGGAGCGAGTTAGTTCCGATGCCAATGAAGAACTTGCAAAGTTAATGGAGCAGTACGCGTCGAGAATCGCAAAAGAGGCGATTAAACTCGCAGGTCATGCAGGCAGAAAGACAGTCAAAGCAACAGATGTTCGGATGGCCGCCGAGACTGTTAAATGA
- a CDS encoding PRC-barrel domain-containing protein, whose translation MSKTFCRTLAKKRVMSNDGMLIGTLKNIMADLNTGQIIDLIVKPDETFRTDGYRMDGDKMLVPFEAVKDIKDYIVVDRYLLKRSG comes from the coding sequence ATGAGCAAAACCTTCTGCCGGACCCTTGCAAAGAAAAGAGTAATGAGTAACGATGGCATGCTCATTGGAACTCTCAAGAACATCATGGCCGATCTCAATACCGGGCAGATAATTGACCTGATCGTCAAACCGGATGAGACATTCAGGACTGATGGTTACCGAATGGATGGGGACAAGATGCTCGTTCCGTTCGAGGCGGTAAAGGATATAAAAGATTATATTGTTGTCGACCGTTATCTGCTGAAGAGATCGGGATAA
- the radA gene encoding DNA repair and recombination protein RadA, with protein MSEIDLEDLPGVGAATAEKLREAGYGTVESVATAITADLAEAAEIGEGTAKKLILAARKMADIGGFKTGRDILDKRKDVQKLKTLVPEFDELIGGGFETQAITEVYGEFGSGKSQIVHQMAVNVQLPEEIGGLHGGVVYIDTENTFRPERIEQMVNGLPEEADIGSIDEVLERIHVARAHSSDHQMLLLDTARELANDLRKSDYPIRLFVIDSLTSLFRSEYAGRGTLAPRQQKLNRHMHDLLKLLDDHNAVGLVTNQVMSNPGVLFGDPTKPIGGNIVGHTATFRIYLRKSKGGKRVARLVDSPNLPEGEAAFVVEQAGLKPC; from the coding sequence ATGTCAGAGATTGATCTTGAAGATTTGCCCGGCGTCGGGGCGGCCACTGCAGAAAAACTCCGCGAAGCCGGTTACGGGACCGTCGAAAGCGTTGCAACGGCTATCACAGCGGATCTTGCCGAAGCAGCGGAGATCGGTGAGGGGACCGCAAAGAAGTTGATCCTTGCCGCCCGCAAGATGGCGGATATCGGAGGCTTCAAGACGGGCCGGGATATCCTCGACAAGAGAAAGGACGTCCAGAAACTCAAGACGCTGGTTCCCGAGTTCGATGAACTGATCGGCGGGGGTTTCGAGACACAGGCGATAACCGAGGTCTACGGAGAATTTGGGTCTGGAAAGAGCCAGATCGTACACCAGATGGCCGTCAACGTCCAGCTCCCCGAAGAAATCGGAGGGCTGCACGGCGGCGTCGTCTATATCGATACCGAGAACACGTTCCGTCCGGAGCGTATCGAGCAGATGGTCAACGGACTCCCCGAAGAAGCCGATATAGGATCGATTGACGAGGTCCTCGAGCGGATCCACGTCGCCCGGGCACACAGCTCCGACCATCAGATGCTGCTCCTCGATACCGCACGCGAGTTAGCAAACGACCTGCGTAAGTCCGACTACCCGATCAGGCTCTTCGTTATCGACTCCCTGACGTCGCTCTTCCGTTCGGAGTATGCAGGGCGCGGCACCCTCGCCCCCCGGCAGCAGAAGCTGAACCGCCACATGCACGACCTCTTAAAACTGCTCGACGACCACAATGCAGTCGGTCTCGTGACCAACCAGGTGATGTCGAACCCCGGCGTCCTCTTCGGCGACCCCACGAAGCCTATCGGCGGCAACATCGTCGGGCACACTGCAACCTTCCGGATATACTTGCGCAAGAGCAAGGGAGGAAAGCGGGTAGCCCGCCTGGTGGACAGTCCCAACCTCCCCGAAGGCGAAGCGGCATTCGTAGTCGAGCAGGCAGGGCTCAAACCGTGTTAA
- a CDS encoding presenilin family intramembrane aspartyl protease PSH, translated as MKIRDWLPILGMPIMLLAVQILAIVLVMPMQAAGLVAFEDPESVANPLFFIGILLVFTLFLLLLMRFGGQRFIAVIVGFALFMTFLYIFSSLSLLVLGTTDAAAIVALVGAGAATALLYFYPEWYVIDILGVLISAGVASIFGISLAILPVLVLLVLLAVYDAVSVYRTKHMITLAEGVLKTKAPIMVVVPKRADYSFRREGLTMTEGEERGAYLMGMGDLIMPSILVASSHTFAGAPPVLWILSAPTIGAMAGSLAGLAVLLFFVNKGKPQAGLPPLNGGAIAGFLIGAVLAGSLSWIPFGM; from the coding sequence ATGAAGATACGCGACTGGCTGCCAATTCTCGGGATGCCCATCATGCTCCTTGCCGTCCAGATCCTTGCTATCGTACTCGTCATGCCCATGCAGGCGGCAGGGCTTGTGGCGTTCGAAGACCCAGAGTCGGTCGCAAATCCCCTGTTTTTCATAGGGATACTGCTTGTATTCACACTCTTTCTGCTCCTCCTGATGCGGTTTGGAGGGCAGCGCTTCATTGCCGTCATCGTCGGTTTTGCGCTCTTTATGACCTTCCTCTACATCTTTTCGTCACTCTCCCTCCTCGTGCTCGGGACCACTGATGCTGCGGCTATTGTCGCGCTCGTCGGCGCAGGAGCCGCGACGGCGCTCCTCTACTTCTACCCTGAATGGTACGTCATCGATATTCTTGGCGTCCTGATATCCGCGGGCGTAGCTTCCATATTCGGGATATCTCTCGCAATTCTACCGGTGCTCGTGCTGCTCGTGTTGCTCGCGGTCTACGATGCCGTATCGGTCTATCGGACAAAGCATATGATTACGCTTGCCGAAGGCGTCCTCAAGACAAAAGCGCCCATCATGGTCGTGGTCCCGAAGAGAGCGGACTACTCGTTCCGGCGGGAGGGCCTCACTATGACGGAAGGGGAAGAGCGCGGCGCGTATCTCATGGGGATGGGCGACCTCATCATGCCCTCCATCCTCGTCGCGTCCTCGCATACGTTTGCAGGCGCCCCCCCGGTCCTCTGGATCCTCTCCGCCCCGACGATCGGCGCGATGGCGGGCTCGCTCGCCGGCCTTGCCGTGCTGCTCTTCTTCGTCAACAAGGGCAAACCCCAGGCGGGGCTGCCGCCGCTAAACGGCGGTGCTATTGCTGGTTTTCTGATTGGAGCGGTCCTCGCGGGCTCGCTTTCTTGGATTCCTTTCGGTATGTGA
- a CDS encoding phosphoglycolate phosphatase: MLKALVTDVDGTITDRRRRINTAAIEAIRTLVDSGITVVLASGNTVCFMDGLCKMIGTDGTIIGENGGVYRRTFSGTLNISGDQKVCLAAFEELRDYFAEKGIELELFGAQYRFADVAFARNIDADEARAIIRDRHLPVRVLDTGFAIHLQVLGVNKGTALRELAGELGIHPDEMMAIGDSENDIEMLRAAGVGVAVRNAPALTQSAADWVSQGMYGEGFVEAVKKYYPDLFSR, translated from the coding sequence GTGTTAAAGGCGCTTGTCACGGACGTCGACGGCACCATAACCGACAGACGGCGGCGGATCAATACCGCCGCCATCGAGGCCATCCGGACGCTCGTCGATTCCGGGATCACAGTGGTGCTTGCAAGCGGCAACACCGTCTGCTTCATGGACGGGCTCTGCAAGATGATTGGGACGGACGGGACCATCATCGGCGAGAACGGAGGAGTCTATCGGAGGACATTCTCAGGTACGCTCAACATCTCCGGTGACCAGAAAGTCTGTCTTGCTGCGTTTGAAGAACTCAGGGATTATTTTGCCGAGAAGGGTATTGAACTCGAACTTTTTGGCGCGCAGTACCGGTTCGCCGATGTGGCCTTTGCCCGGAACATCGACGCCGATGAAGCGAGGGCGATCATCCGCGACCGTCACCTCCCCGTCCGGGTGCTCGACACCGGGTTTGCGATCCACCTCCAGGTTCTCGGCGTCAACAAGGGAACGGCGCTCCGGGAACTCGCCGGAGAGCTGGGGATTCACCCGGACGAGATGATGGCTATCGGCGACTCGGAGAACGACATCGAGATGCTCAGAGCCGCCGGAGTTGGAGTCGCAGTACGAAATGCCCCGGCACTGACGCAATCGGCGGCAGACTGGGTCTCACAGGGGATGTACGGAGAGGGGTTCGTAGAGGCGGTAAAGAAGTATTATCCCGATCTCTTCAGCAGATAA
- a CDS encoding NOG1 family protein, whose product MEFETIPTVPTADEVLDRSLRRAAAKKKLKTNVDRANEEFVRAVASAIHDKLKSVVSSFPSFERLPPFYREVADILISLDRIKKSLGAVSWAADQARTVGSGYARSMRSGGETDRKRRQAVARIASIVHQVEDDLIFLNEARNILRKLPHVSEDEFTIVVAGFPNVGKSSFIRLVSTAEPEIAAYPFTTKGIIVGHRDIGRHERIQFIDTPGVLERPAEERNPIERQAVSAIINTADLVLFIIDTSEHCGYSIENQVRLLDEIRRLVEVPILTVVNKADIRAIEGYPTMSTLTGEGVDEVLDLLLTYRKESKKASPRGPLQSENQQ is encoded by the coding sequence GTGGAATTCGAAACTATCCCGACCGTTCCGACAGCGGACGAAGTGCTCGACCGCAGTCTTCGCAGGGCAGCTGCCAAGAAGAAACTGAAGACAAATGTCGATAGAGCAAACGAGGAGTTTGTGAGAGCGGTCGCGAGCGCCATCCACGATAAGTTGAAGAGCGTGGTCAGTTCGTTTCCGAGTTTCGAGCGCCTCCCTCCCTTCTACCGCGAGGTGGCCGATATCCTCATCTCCCTCGACCGGATTAAAAAGTCCCTCGGCGCCGTCTCCTGGGCGGCCGACCAGGCCAGGACCGTCGGCTCCGGTTATGCCCGCAGTATGCGGTCAGGAGGGGAGACTGACCGGAAACGGCGGCAGGCCGTTGCCCGCATCGCCTCCATCGTCCATCAGGTGGAAGATGACCTCATATTCTTAAACGAAGCCCGAAACATCCTGCGCAAACTCCCGCACGTGAGCGAAGATGAGTTCACCATCGTGGTGGCAGGGTTTCCGAACGTCGGGAAATCCTCGTTCATCAGGCTTGTCTCCACGGCGGAGCCAGAGATTGCGGCATATCCCTTCACCACCAAGGGGATCATCGTTGGCCACCGCGATATCGGGAGACACGAACGAATCCAGTTCATCGATACGCCCGGAGTCCTCGAGCGCCCGGCGGAGGAGAGGAACCCCATCGAGCGGCAAGCGGTGAGCGCCATCATCAACACGGCCGATCTCGTCCTCTTCATCATTGATACAAGCGAACACTGCGGATACTCGATAGAGAACCAGGTCCGACTCTTGGACGAGATCCGCCGGCTTGTCGAGGTTCCGATTCTCACGGTCGTAAACAAGGCGGATATCCGCGCAATCGAAGGATACCCGACGATGTCCACCCTCACCGGCGAGGGGGTGGACGAGGTCCTCGACCTCTTGCTCACATACCGAAAGGAATCCAAGAAAGCGAGCCCGCGAGGACCGCTCCAATCAGAAAACCAGCAATAG
- a CDS encoding thiamine pyrophosphate-binding protein: MKKTTSEGAATTVADVLVSELAAWGITLYFGIPGASSLPLVDAVRRNPDARYIVVRHEQTAALAASAYNKFTGKIAVCLTIAGPGATNLATGLYDAKEDRASVLALSGQAKTQYAGPGGIQEIDQDAFFRPISVFNNTVADPKTAVKLLTRAIRYAIVGRGVAQLSIPNDVQREPLEPSYCERETCLPEVRVAPTDEAVRAAVEVIDAAQRPVILAGFGSMNAAGALLDLAKTIQAPIVTTFRAKGVLPEENEWVAGVHGPLGTPHARAFVEESDLVIACGASFSDFTGIPWEKRVVHIDIDPLQLGKHPFTAAVWGDCAVAIPRIREQVRARDDPSVRKRLAEQKQAWSEQLDREADPKAVPIRPPYIMKVLSETLPEDALISIDVGENLWWFGRNFRMKRQRFAMSGYLGTMGFGLPGAIAAKLAYPDATVVCITGDGGFSMVMADFVTAVKYGLPLVVVILNNHELAMIREEQREANYPPYGTELTNPDYALYAESCGGAGIRVTRPLDLPDAVRRALMMDKPVVIDIETDPKRFE, from the coding sequence ATGAAGAAGACTACCTCTGAAGGGGCCGCCACGACCGTGGCCGATGTCCTGGTCTCTGAACTTGCCGCATGGGGGATCACCCTTTACTTCGGTATCCCCGGAGCGTCGTCGCTCCCGCTCGTGGATGCGGTCAGGCGAAACCCTGACGCCCGGTATATCGTTGTCCGACACGAGCAGACCGCTGCCCTCGCAGCGTCTGCCTACAACAAGTTCACAGGAAAGATCGCGGTCTGTCTGACGATCGCCGGGCCCGGAGCGACGAATCTTGCCACCGGGCTATACGATGCAAAAGAAGACCGGGCGAGTGTCCTCGCGCTCTCCGGTCAGGCGAAGACGCAGTATGCCGGCCCGGGCGGCATCCAGGAGATCGATCAGGACGCGTTTTTCCGGCCTATTTCAGTCTTCAACAACACCGTTGCCGATCCAAAGACCGCGGTCAAGCTCCTGACGAGGGCCATCCGTTACGCCATCGTTGGGCGCGGTGTCGCCCAGCTCTCCATCCCGAACGATGTGCAGCGTGAACCCCTCGAGCCGTCCTACTGCGAACGCGAGACCTGCCTTCCCGAGGTCCGGGTTGCCCCGACCGACGAGGCCGTCAGGGCAGCGGTGGAGGTGATCGACGCCGCCCAACGGCCGGTCATTCTTGCGGGATTCGGGAGCATGAATGCAGCCGGAGCTCTCCTTGATCTCGCAAAGACGATCCAGGCTCCGATCGTCACCACCTTCCGGGCGAAGGGGGTCCTCCCCGAAGAGAATGAATGGGTTGCGGGGGTGCACGGGCCGCTCGGGACGCCGCATGCCCGTGCATTCGTCGAAGAGTCGGATCTTGTGATCGCCTGCGGTGCGAGTTTCTCGGACTTCACCGGGATCCCGTGGGAGAAACGGGTCGTCCATATCGATATCGACCCGCTCCAGCTCGGCAAGCATCCGTTCACGGCCGCGGTCTGGGGGGACTGTGCCGTTGCCATACCCCGGATCCGGGAGCAGGTTCGGGCGCGGGATGACCCGTCGGTCAGGAAACGGCTCGCGGAGCAGAAACAAGCATGGTCCGAGCAGCTCGACCGGGAAGCCGATCCGAAAGCCGTACCTATTCGCCCGCCCTACATCATGAAGGTTCTCTCCGAGACCCTTCCTGAGGATGCGCTCATCTCTATTGATGTTGGGGAGAACCTCTGGTGGTTCGGGCGAAACTTCCGGATGAAGCGGCAACGGTTCGCGATGTCGGGCTACCTCGGGACGATGGGTTTCGGGCTTCCCGGGGCGATCGCCGCGAAGCTTGCCTATCCTGATGCGACCGTCGTCTGCATCACCGGGGACGGGGGATTTTCCATGGTTATGGCTGACTTTGTCACGGCGGTCAAGTACGGCCTCCCCTTGGTCGTGGTGATCTTAAACAACCATGAACTTGCCATGATCCGGGAGGAGCAGCGAGAAGCGAATTATCCGCCGTACGGCACCGAACTCACGAACCCCGACTATGCTCTCTATGCAGAGTCCTGCGGCGGCGCCGGGATTCGGGTGACCAGGCCTCTGGACCTCCCCGATGCAGTTCGGCGAGCACTCATGATGGACAAGCCCGTTGTAATAGATATCGAGACCGACCCGAAACGGTTTGAGTGA
- a CDS encoding CBS domain-containing protein, translated as MDLSPIQKDILITLITLYHQSSHSIKGEEIADVLKRNPGTVRNQMQALKALGLVDGVPGPKGGYSPTARAYKELNLGDLEHQSEVPIFRDGEKVKGVRVAELDFTTLCHPDLCHAMVRIIGSVKLFRVGDMVSIGPTPVNKLLVRGEVYGMDENLQALLISVAEMISLPKQAIKHYMSTPLLTLPVSATLRDAVHLFNLHRIHGAPVIGDNGDLAGIVTLSDIARALDEGLSMDAPVAQIMTPDVVMVPSSIRLYELVRRFKEREIGRLIVVEDGKPVGIVTQTDIIRVFPSL; from the coding sequence ATGGATCTCTCTCCGATTCAGAAGGACATCTTGATTACTTTAATTACTCTATATCATCAGTCCTCCCACTCTATAAAAGGTGAGGAGATCGCGGATGTACTGAAGCGCAACCCCGGTACTGTTCGCAACCAGATGCAGGCATTAAAAGCATTGGGGCTTGTCGACGGCGTGCCCGGCCCCAAAGGCGGTTACAGCCCGACTGCACGTGCATACAAGGAACTGAATCTGGGAGACCTCGAGCACCAGTCCGAGGTGCCGATCTTTCGCGACGGTGAGAAGGTGAAGGGTGTCCGGGTCGCTGAGCTCGATTTCACCACTCTCTGCCATCCGGACCTCTGCCACGCGATGGTCCGGATCATCGGGAGCGTGAAACTCTTCCGTGTCGGGGATATGGTCTCTATCGGGCCCACACCGGTGAATAAACTCCTTGTCCGGGGTGAGGTCTATGGAATGGATGAAAACCTGCAGGCGCTTCTTATCAGCGTCGCGGAGATGATATCCCTTCCGAAACAGGCGATCAAGCACTACATGAGCACACCGCTTCTGACCCTGCCGGTCTCCGCCACCCTTCGTGACGCAGTTCACCTCTTTAATCTCCACCGTATCCACGGTGCCCCGGTGATTGGGGATAATGGCGATCTTGCGGGCATCGTGACGCTGAGCGATATCGCTCGCGCTCTGGACGAAGGGTTGAGTATGGATGCGCCCGTTGCACAGATTATGACCCCCGATGTGGTGATGGTGCCGTCATCAATCCGACTCTACGAACTCGTTAGACGATTCAAAGAACGAGAGATTGGGAGATTGATTGTAGTCGAGGATGGTAAGCCCGTTGGGATCGTTACTCAGACCGATATTATTCGGGTCTTTCCCTCACTTTGA